The sequence below is a genomic window from Glycine max cultivar Williams 82 chromosome 20, Glycine_max_v4.0, whole genome shotgun sequence.
CCACCAATGCCAGCAACTGCAGTTAGTCCGAGAATATAAGGGTTcttaaaaaatgacattttgcGGTCAGGAAACAAATCCAAATACCCTGAGCTTCCTGGCGTCGATTGTATAGTGGTCATCGTCATTCGATAATGCTATCTTATGACTCACTGTTTCCAGAGGCATCAAACTTTAACACACGCTATCTGCCATGCATAGCAGGATCCTTACCATTTAAAGACACCATCGCTCCCGCCCAGAATCTTACTCTTTGTAACgtctttttcttctctatttattaACTTCCCGTTTTTAAGCTTTATGATAGTTGAATCATTTTCTCATTAAATAAGctcaaatatgattttattattcttattctaccttaaaataacttttgaagaaaaaaaaaataatccaattttataaaaatatctttcaaaCTTTTTCCTACTTATCCTAGGTCTCAAATCTTAattataacacttttttttgttatttgaaaattgtAATGTATCAACGGGGAGAAAGTTTAAGTAAAGAAAACTGTCTCAACCCTCTCCCAGTAATTATGGACAACTTAATCAATTATTTAGATGCCATGAATTTTCTAGATCCTTAGAAAGAAGCACCGCAAACTCACAGATTTGACTGTATTTTATGGAACAAGTCCACATCCAAAAGCTGGGAAAGATAagattataacaaaattattggCTGTCGTTTtctgaaatatttattatttgttgggTTTCCCTTCTTATTTCACACTCATCATAATATTAGATGTAACAAACGTGGACTACCGTGTCCGATTTTACAGTTTCAGCATCCAGGATCCATGTTTTATCATTTACATGCTGTCGGAAcattattagaaaatttattaaacctataatttttatttaaaatttatatatgtaaaaaaaaatattattagatcaaaattaattgtgtatattaaatatatattaaaaaatttagtattatatataaccacattagttttttttaacataatatcGAAAATAGGAATCACACAGCATTCTCTAAATCAATTATGGAACCTTATGCTTCTGGACACAAATCTCACCCACTATTCGCAATAGCTAGAGTAAATTCagtaacaagaaaataaaaaagtgagatgcCAATTAGGAGTGATGACAAAATGTTATAATCACAACCCATTTTTCTTGTGAACCACAAGGTTATATGAAAACTTTTTGTTTCCCTATACTTTCGGTTAAAAGctaactttaaaaacatgatgAATCCTTAATAAGAATGGACAAaatccactctttttttttttaatgtttgaagACCAtttatcaatatgaaaatatagaaaccTTAACCACAGTTGACGAgagtataagaattaaaaacacattttttccaaGTTATACAAATTCAGatagatgaaaaaaattctagcaacaaaacaaaacattaaaatttatcgCATCGCagctattttgtaaaaaaataatctaaatccCTTCAACTGTGTTACAATGGACAATATTATCACATTAGTagtaataaacaaaatacataCCCTTGTCATGTCACCAATTCAGTTTCTGAATTATAACTTACTGAAACACTAATATCAGTAATATGAAAACTACAACACAGTAAAATTGCAAGAGTGAAAAACCTACGACAAATGATTCTGGTGCCAGATCCATGAAAATTAATGACACTATTTACCACCCATCAGTCTCTTGGGCGGGCAAGCCAAAGAGAGCTAAGGGCACGCAACCTAGAAAAGTAGTCATGTATTGCAAGTAGTGCACGAGCCGATTGCCGAGTTGTCAATATGCGGTGAATTTGTTGCAAAGTCTGCTGGCGCAAATTGTCAGCCTTTCAAATGACCACCACAAAAATGAACAGAGCtaagttattttaatagtgATGTTTGATATCAATAATCTGCCATGAAATGCTGTATGAAAGAGCattttctttgagaaaaatGAACCAAACTGATCGCGTACATGTGAGTAAGAAAAGTTTACCTGCTTAATGAACCCCTCAAGTGTCCCTAGTTTACCCATGGCCATAGCCATTTGACCCATGTAATTTGCCACATTGCCTGATGAACCAGAGGAGCCAAGTGATCCAGTGGATAATGTCTCAGAAAGGGACTGTTGCAATGCTTCCATGCCCTGAGACAATGCATCTTCGGCCTGTTGGGAAGATTGCTGCAAGTTGGTAATACCCACTAACTGTTGCTCTGTCAGAGGTTCCAACTGATTTACCAGGAGCTGCAACCAATTCATGGATCAAACTACTAACTGACTCTAGACCTCACAAATAAAAATTCTGTTTATCACAAATTCACAATAATCATGAGAGAAACAGATATTTAGGAAGTTTTAAGACAAGATATAAACCACGTATATACATTATCATGTAAAAATGTCATAACATTGTTTTGAAATTATAGGAAGGAGATATAaaaggagagaagagagaaataggAATCTGAATGATACTAATATGATGTAATGGTATGGTTATTCATAGAGTAacctaaaaaacatatttagacTAATATTCTAGCAAGTATAAGTGTAATACAATTACTATTAAAAGTCCTAATATGATAAAACTCCTAGCACAATAATAAGAATCCTAAATCCAACATTTTAAATTCTTGATCAACCAGCAATATCAGTAAGCAACTATATATGTAAATGTAATGTGGGTACGGTTTCTTCTCTTTTACAGAACTCTCAAATTAAAACAAGTTGGGTATCATATAATTATCCCAAAATCTGCAAGAGATTTTACTCTGTATGTTACCAAGAAAAACTACTTTTTAGAAAAGTCACAATATCTTTCAACAAACCATGCGAACAGCAAATCGAAGGGTCACAAATCAGCTCACCTTGAGGAGTTCAGATGACCGAAAACCACCAAGCCATAGAAAACACCTCTCTGCTGGTGTCTTCCACATTccagacaacaaatggaagaCATCAGCCTTAGCTGCATCGGCCTTCAGCCTAAATATCTCATCATAATGTGCCATTATACCATCGATAATCATGCGAAGTTCTGTATCACCTGCATGGGAATTTACAGCTGCTCTTAGCTCATTAACTTGTCGATTCTGCTCTTCCAGCCATCTTGCATACTCTACATCAAATGCCATAGCCCCTATAAAACAACATAGTTATTTATTATCTCATATAACAGGAGAAATGAAAACATTCCTGAAATAGTTTGGTACAACATAACAGACACAAATAATACCACTACTTTTTATGGTCATATTGATATTAAAACTTGtggaatgaataaaatatttaagaaagaaGGATACCATTTCCACTCATTGAATGTGCTTGATCACCTGAGTTTGATATAATGATTCCCTAcaggaaaagaacaaaagatttaagtttaaattgAGCATGCCATACCCATTTCTTGGCCTaagtttcactaaaaaaaaaaaaagaagacggAAAATAATTCCAATAAATAGTTGAACCCTACCTGCTGCCTAGCTCGCTGAAGCTCTTGCTCCAGTTGGGTTAACTTTAAGCGACTACTTTCAAGCTGTTGAACATAAGCCTGTGGGGTAATGACATTATTGTATCAAGTATTGCATTTTAATTTAAGTGGGgtgatgtaaaaataattatttctaaaatgaaTCATAGAAgccaaacaaattaaaacaatataagAATCATTGCATTGCACTCCTACCCTACTCATTAAAAATAACCGGTTACCATTCTACAGCACTCTATTCTATAAAGGTTGAATATCCAGATTTATTAAGATTCCATTTTAAGTGCAGTTAGGAAGAAAAATCCAGCTAACTGCCAGTGATATAACACTAGAGAGGGTAAAAATAAATGCAGTACCCACAATATTTAATTACTACAATGTATGTTTAAATAAGTCAGAGCTCAGAGAAAGTGGTACTGATTTTGTGTGTATTTTCTCACCATAAAAGGAAGTATACTTCAACTTTATTGTTGAGTACCCTACCTGGGAGAGTTAAGCAAACAGCCAGGAGCGGTCTAGCTGAATTCTAGTGTATTTTCATATTCATTGTTGTATCTACGATTTTCCATTTTTGATGATATCTTATTTTACCTCTAGTTGTTCTTTCCACCTTCCCCTTTGACAGATTGATTtttctatgaaaaaaaaatatattatactagAACAAATTCAATGTCCATTGTACTCTCAGTTTGCCAGCAGGCCTACATAATCTGTAGACCCAAGCTGATCATCCAAATACATAAATCACATAGATGAGAATATATACCACCATGAGAATCAGAACTACATGCAAAATCACCATCAAATTTATATATGCCCATTAAAAATAAATCCAGTCTTTGTGATTTACAATGAAACCatagtaatatttattatatggagaaagaagaaaacagaaaaatgatATACACTTGTAAcaacaaatattaacaaaaaatatgtaaGTACATATTCCTACTTTCTTTCTCAACCGACTTTTTCTTGCTGCCTCACGATTCTGAGCAAGCCTTCGGAGAGTctgcaataattaaaaaatcaataatcacGTAACAAAtaccatttaaaattttagatattAACCGCATaaccaaatttaaaatagaGTAAACATTTGTTTTGGTCCTTCAATGATATACACAATATTACAGTGATCCTCCATTTATCAGTTGAAATCAACATTGGtccttcaatttttattaatggTATCATTTAGTCCTCAAAGGACCAACTGCATGTTGTATATTCCTTCAGAGGGCCATTTGTTGTATATAGAATTGGAGGGGCAATTGATGTTGCATATATCTTTAGTGCGCCAAAGCGGCCGTTTACTCTTTAAAATACACTTTACCTTCTGATCTGATTTATCCTTTGATCTGTCACTGGAGTCAGAAACCACAGCAACAAGGGACTGACTTCTATCAAACTGTACACAAGGAATGCACAAATGTCAGATTGTAAGGAATATCAACTAAAAAACCTCTATTTTAAGGAACAGAAGGAAAAGTTGAATCCTTGATGATGAGTTCAATCTAAACAGgttcaaaatcaagaaaaaagaaaattgcatGAAAGGCAAAATGCAACTTCACCCGTGGATTCTTATCATCAGTGTCAACATCTGTAGAAATATCAGTTCTAGGACTGGCGTCAGCCATGGCAGACTCTTCCTGGTGTTCCGTATCCCCACTGACCAGATTTGATAATTGAACCTTTTGTAATTGCAATCTTTGTCGCTCTGTTTGGCTTGTTAATGGGTTTTTATTGAGTGAAGTTGGTAACTAACTtgcaaagagaaaagaaagaaaaattgtgaaataaaagaatatgttTTAACCAGCTACCAATCACCTAATTTTCCAAGCTGAAAGTTCAATAGacaaaaagaacaagaaaaactAACCTTATCAAAGGAATCAACTTCAACAGGACCCCGAGAAATTGTTTGGCTACTTACTTTTAGTGAGTCAAAAACTGAGTCTGAATCACATATCAGATAATCAGATAATATtattagaaaatgaaaagatgGAGAAAAAGTCTATACATGTTAGCAAGAATAAAAAGAACAGATCAATCAGATTATAAACTTAGATATCTAGCTCTTTACTAAGAGTAACAGCCTGTGTATCTTTTAGCACTGTGCATCTGTGAGTGTATTACTATTCCTTTGTCTTATCCTTCACGGCAGTTTGCCATATATTTATCAATGCTATCCTTGTCATGCAATTGATGAGATTATGAGAACTAATGCACTAACATATATCAATCACTAGTCAATGTGGGATCTCTAACACACCCTCCTCATGCTGAAAATTGGACTCCTCAAGCGTGAAGTTTGCAGGATTGGACATATGCAGGTGGTTCAATAACAGGTGTCCCAATAAGCCCAACAACAATTAATAGGATAGACTCTAATACCATGTTAGAATTTAGGTTTGGACCTAACTCAACCCTTAAAGCTAGCTCATGAGAGGGTTTTCCCCCACTTATACACGGTATTTTGGCCATATCAATAGTCAATATGGGATCTCTAACACACCCCTCACATCACGGGCTAGACATCACAAGCATGAAGATTACAGAACTACAAAACTAGACATTTGTAACCCGTATGTGATACAATAACCCGATAACAAGTGGCTCGATAGGCCCAACAATGACTACTAAAATAGGCTCTAATACATTCTTATAAATTGGGTTTAAACCTaattcaaccccaaaagctagtcATGAAGTGAGGGTTGCCCCTCATTTATATTACATACACTATATCACTAGTCAATATGGAATCTCCAACAATAAGAATACTTACTTCCCCTCAAGGCAACACAATCCTCTATGCGATATCCAACTGATTGATCAAAGTCAAACACACAAAAAGAATCAATTGCGCTTCCCTCTGTATAGCTGAAAAAACCATATGTCAGATTTCAGCTAACAGCCTAACACAAGTCAGTTCATGTCTTTCTTTTCAGACAAACAGCACAGAAAACCCAATTCTTCCCAAAACTTGATGgatgcaaaaacaaaaactagaaTATTGCAATTGACTAGTAATCCGAGATATTTTTTCTCCTCGCAGAGAATATTCTATTATTGCCAAGACAATGAATCCAAATATCCATTAGAGGAGTAACGACCGGCGGAACAAAAGTAATTTAGGTGGGGGAAGGTATAGAGTAGGATTTCATAAAATGGGACAGATTTAACATTTATGAAGGTGCATACTACACCGAATTTAGGTCCCACCTCTTCTGAAACAATGAAATCTAATACTAATAGTAACTGCTAAGGCCTAAGAGGAAATATACCATGCATTGGAATTGGGCAATTGTGAATCAAAGCTCGGCATCCCTCTTGCTGTTCCCTTTTCATCTTCTACACAAACACCGGCTCTACTCCACACACACCATCATATCCTCAATAACCTTGCAATACAAGACCTAAGGACCAtgaccaaaataaatatttcacagAATCAAAAACATAATCTTTGCTTGACTGGAGGCAGACAAACTAAACTACTCTCAATCAAAACATAAATTGCAAAAGCAAGAGACATGTCGCTTCACATGAGGGATAATCAGCAAACTCAACTTTgacaaaaatgaaattgaaacaaTTCAAATCTAGAGAATTCCTGGACTTCCAGAGATACTAACAGAAAACAAATCTGAAAcagttgaaaaaaataactgCAGTacgtgaataaaaaaaaaacttccgtGACAAAAACACAAACTTTGGAACAATCCAGTGTGCCCACAAGCTG
It includes:
- the TGA27 gene encoding bZIP transcription factor isoform X3: MADASPRTDISTDVDTDDKNPRFDRSQSLVAVVSDSSDRSKDKSDQKTLRRLAQNREAARKSRLRKKAYVQQLESSRLKLTQLEQELQRARQQGIIISNSGDQAHSMSGNGAMAFDVEYARWLEEQNRQVNELRAAVNSHAGDTELRMIIDGIMAHYDEIFRLKADAAKADVFHLLSGMWKTPAERCFLWLGGFRSSELLKLLVNQLEPLTEQQLVGITNLQQSSQQAEDALSQGMEALQQSLSETLSTGSLGSSGSSGNVANYMGQMAMAMGKLGTLEGFIKQADNLRQQTLQQIHRILTTRQSARALLAIHDYFSRLRALSSLWLARPRD
- the TGA27 gene encoding bZIP transcription factor isoform X1, which produces MPSFDSQLPNSNACYTEGSAIDSFCVFDFDQSVGYRIEDCVALRGNSVFDSLKVSSQTISRGPVEVDSFDKLPTSLNKNPLTSQTERQRLQLQKVQLSNLVSGDTEHQEESAMADASPRTDISTDVDTDDKNPRFDRSQSLVAVVSDSSDRSKDKSDQKTLRRLAQNREAARKSRLRKKAYVQQLESSRLKLTQLEQELQRARQQGIIISNSGDQAHSMSGNGAMAFDVEYARWLEEQNRQVNELRAAVNSHAGDTELRMIIDGIMAHYDEIFRLKADAAKADVFHLLSGMWKTPAERCFLWLGGFRSSELLKLLVNQLEPLTEQQLVGITNLQQSSQQAEDALSQGMEALQQSLSETLSTGSLGSSGSSGNVANYMGQMAMAMGKLGTLEGFIKQADNLRQQTLQQIHRILTTRQSARALLAIHDYFSRLRALSSLWLARPRD
- the TGA27 gene encoding bZIP transcription factor isoform X2, with amino-acid sequence MKREQQEGCRALIHNCPIPMHDSVFDSLKVSSQTISRGPVEVDSFDKLPTSLNKNPLTSQTERQRLQLQKVQLSNLVSGDTEHQEESAMADASPRTDISTDVDTDDKNPRFDRSQSLVAVVSDSSDRSKDKSDQKTLRRLAQNREAARKSRLRKKAYVQQLESSRLKLTQLEQELQRARQQGIIISNSGDQAHSMSGNGAMAFDVEYARWLEEQNRQVNELRAAVNSHAGDTELRMIIDGIMAHYDEIFRLKADAAKADVFHLLSGMWKTPAERCFLWLGGFRSSELLKLLVNQLEPLTEQQLVGITNLQQSSQQAEDALSQGMEALQQSLSETLSTGSLGSSGSSGNVANYMGQMAMAMGKLGTLEGFIKQADNLRQQTLQQIHRILTTRQSARALLAIHDYFSRLRALSSLWLARPRD